A genomic segment from Bradyrhizobium sp. CB1015 encodes:
- a CDS encoding YciI family protein produces MLFAIHALDRAGALPTRLANYDAHKAFLSDTSRFGVKIVMSGPLVSDDGQTMIGSLFLIEAPGRAEVETFNRADPFAAAGIWEKITITGFLRRQG; encoded by the coding sequence ATGCTGTTCGCCATTCACGCCCTCGACCGCGCCGGCGCGTTGCCGACCCGGCTCGCCAATTACGATGCCCACAAGGCTTTCCTCAGCGATACCTCGCGCTTCGGCGTCAAGATCGTGATGTCGGGACCGCTCGTCTCCGACGATGGCCAGACCATGATCGGCAGCCTGTTCCTGATCGAGGCTCCCGGCCGCGCCGAGGTCGAAACCTTCAACCGCGCTGATCCCTTTGCCGCGGCCGGCATCTGGGAAAAAATCACGATCACGGGCTTCCTGCGCCGGCAGGGATGA
- a CDS encoding ABC transporter ATP-binding protein, which yields MSVPLLQVNDLKKHFPINKGLFGRQTEFVYAVDGVSFEIARGETLSLVGESGCGKSTVGRAILRLFEITSGQVILDGQRIDDAHPSTMRQMRRRVQVVFQDPFSSLNPRMRVRDILAEPIRNFGLAKSAEDLEVRVTSLMDTVRLPREALNRRPHEFSGGQRQRIGIARALAAEPELIVCDEAVSALDVSVKAQIVNLLQDLQREFGLALLFISHDLAIVEHMTHRVAVMYLGKIVEVAPRREIFAAPRHPYTKALLSAVPLPEPGAQRNPIILKGDVPSPINPPKGCRFHTRCPFVFDRCRTEEPTLRATGPEQWVACHLDEVPSAS from the coding sequence ATGAGTGTTCCGCTGCTCCAGGTCAACGACCTCAAGAAGCATTTTCCGATTAACAAGGGCCTCTTCGGGCGACAAACCGAATTCGTCTATGCGGTCGATGGCGTGTCGTTCGAGATCGCGCGCGGCGAGACCTTGTCGCTGGTCGGCGAGTCCGGTTGCGGCAAATCGACGGTCGGCCGCGCCATCCTGCGTCTGTTCGAGATCACCTCGGGCCAGGTCATCCTCGACGGCCAGCGCATCGACGACGCGCATCCGAGCACGATGCGCCAGATGCGCCGCCGCGTGCAGGTCGTGTTCCAGGATCCGTTCTCGAGCCTCAATCCGCGCATGCGCGTGCGCGACATTCTCGCCGAGCCGATCCGCAATTTCGGCCTGGCCAAATCCGCGGAGGATCTCGAGGTCCGTGTCACGTCGCTGATGGACACGGTGCGCCTGCCGCGGGAAGCGCTGAACCGCAGGCCGCACGAATTCTCCGGCGGCCAGCGTCAGCGCATCGGCATTGCGCGGGCGCTCGCGGCCGAGCCCGAGCTGATTGTCTGCGACGAGGCGGTCTCCGCGCTCGACGTTTCAGTCAAGGCGCAGATCGTCAATCTGCTACAGGATCTCCAGCGCGAGTTCGGCCTCGCGCTGCTGTTCATCAGCCACGATCTCGCCATCGTCGAGCACATGACCCACCGCGTCGCGGTGATGTATCTCGGCAAGATCGTCGAGGTGGCGCCGCGGCGCGAGATCTTTGCCGCGCCAAGGCATCCCTATACCAAGGCGCTGCTTTCGGCCGTGCCGCTGCCGGAGCCGGGAGCCCAGCGCAATCCCATCATCCTCAAGGGCGACGTGCCGAGCCCGATCAACCCGCCGAAGGGATGTCGCTTCCACACCCGTTGCCCCTTCGTCTTCGATCGTTGCCGGACCGAGGAGCCGACGCTGCGCGCGACCGGACCCGAGCAGTGGGTGGCCTGTCACCTCGACGAAGTGCCTAGTGCTTCATGA
- a CDS encoding ABC transporter ATP-binding protein codes for MALLEVENLQTHFRTPGGINRAVDGVSFHVNEGETLAIVGESGCGKSVTSMSLMRLIPEPPGRIAGSIRFAGRDLLKLSEREMRAIRGNDISMIFQEPMTSLNPVLTVGRQIRETLMIHQGLDKQAAEALAIEMLTLVGIPEPKRRVGEYPHQLSGGMRQRVMIAVALACNPKLLIADEPTTALDVTIQAQILKLMLDLKRRVGAAIILITHDLGVVAEIAERVMVMYAGRKVEEAPVAELFRSPRHPYTQGLLGAVPKLGSSLAGTATRLAEIPGQVPDLRKPITGCVFAGRCALATDLCRQYAPGLEEKGPRHIAACHYAAKGAIAA; via the coding sequence ATGGCATTGCTCGAAGTCGAGAACCTCCAGACCCATTTCCGCACGCCCGGCGGCATCAACCGCGCGGTCGACGGGGTGTCCTTCCATGTCAACGAGGGCGAGACGCTCGCCATCGTCGGCGAGTCCGGCTGCGGCAAGTCGGTGACGTCGATGTCCTTGATGCGACTGATTCCGGAGCCGCCGGGCCGGATCGCAGGCAGCATCCGCTTCGCGGGCAGGGATCTCCTGAAGCTGTCCGAACGCGAGATGCGCGCGATCCGCGGCAACGACATCTCGATGATCTTTCAGGAACCGATGACGAGCCTCAACCCGGTGCTCACCGTCGGCCGCCAGATCCGCGAGACCTTGATGATCCATCAGGGCCTCGACAAGCAGGCGGCGGAGGCGCTCGCGATCGAGATGCTGACACTGGTCGGCATTCCCGAGCCGAAACGGCGCGTCGGCGAATATCCGCACCAGCTGTCCGGCGGCATGCGCCAGCGCGTGATGATCGCGGTGGCGCTGGCCTGCAATCCGAAGCTTTTGATTGCGGACGAGCCGACCACCGCGCTCGACGTGACGATCCAGGCGCAGATCCTCAAGCTGATGCTGGATCTGAAGCGCCGGGTCGGTGCGGCCATCATCCTGATCACCCACGATCTCGGCGTCGTCGCCGAGATCGCCGAGCGCGTCATGGTGATGTATGCCGGCCGCAAGGTCGAGGAGGCGCCGGTCGCCGAGCTGTTCCGCTCGCCGCGTCATCCGTATACGCAAGGCCTGTTAGGTGCGGTGCCAAAGCTCGGCTCTTCGCTCGCGGGCACTGCGACGCGGCTCGCCGAGATTCCGGGGCAGGTGCCTGATCTGCGCAAGCCGATCACCGGCTGCGTCTTTGCCGGGCGCTGTGCGCTCGCGACCGATCTGTGCCGCCAATATGCGCCGGGGCTGGAAGAGAAGGGCCCCCGCCACATCGCCGCGTGTCATTACGCCGCCAAGGGAGCGATCGCGGCATGA
- a CDS encoding ABC transporter permease — MTDTTVNPQSLPAGLVVAPQLPEILRPVRIRRGFVGLLRGHPTVAIGGALLLTLVLIAVFAPYLGTVDPTALAPAKRTRAPSADFWFGTDVLGRDIYSRVLFGARVSLTVGLSVAIFASAVGLAIGMVSGFIRWADGILMRFMDGLMSIPPILLAIALMALTRGSVGNVILAITIAEIPRVSRLVRSVVLSLREQPYVDAAVACGTRTPMIILRHILPNTVAPMLVQATYICASAMITEAILSFIGAGTPPTIPSWGNIMAEGRALWQVKPYIVFFPAAFLSVTVLAVNLLGDGLRDALDPRMAKSL; from the coding sequence TTGACCGACACCACCGTCAATCCGCAATCGCTTCCGGCCGGCCTCGTCGTCGCGCCGCAACTGCCCGAGATCCTGCGGCCGGTCAGGATACGGCGCGGCTTCGTCGGCCTCCTGCGCGGCCATCCGACGGTGGCGATCGGCGGCGCATTGCTGCTGACGCTCGTGCTGATCGCGGTCTTTGCGCCTTACCTCGGCACGGTCGATCCGACCGCGCTCGCGCCCGCCAAGCGCACCCGCGCGCCGTCGGCCGATTTCTGGTTCGGCACCGACGTGCTCGGCCGCGACATCTATTCGCGCGTGCTGTTCGGCGCGCGGGTCTCGCTCACGGTCGGCCTGTCGGTGGCGATCTTCGCCTCGGCCGTCGGACTTGCCATCGGCATGGTCTCCGGCTTCATCCGCTGGGCCGACGGCATCCTGATGCGGTTCATGGATGGCTTGATGTCGATCCCGCCGATCCTGCTGGCGATCGCGCTGATGGCGCTGACGCGCGGCAGCGTCGGCAACGTCATCCTGGCGATCACCATTGCCGAGATCCCGCGCGTCTCGCGCCTCGTCCGCAGCGTCGTGCTGTCCTTGCGCGAACAGCCCTATGTGGACGCGGCCGTCGCCTGCGGCACGCGCACGCCGATGATCATCCTGCGCCACATCCTGCCCAACACGGTTGCGCCGATGCTGGTCCAGGCGACCTATATCTGCGCCAGCGCCATGATCACGGAGGCGATCCTGTCCTTCATCGGCGCCGGTACGCCGCCGACCATCCCGTCCTGGGGCAACATCATGGCTGAGGGCCGCGCGCTCTGGCAGGTGAAGCCCTACATCGTGTTCTTCCCGGCGGCGTTCCTGTCCGTCACTGTGCTCGCCGTCAATCTGCTCGGCGACGGCCTTCGCGATGCGCTCGACCCGCGCATGGCCAAGAGCCTGTGA
- a CDS encoding ABC transporter permease, whose amino-acid sequence MLSYILRRIVATLPVMAIVALFVFSLLYIAPGDPAVVIAGDQASPEDVERIRQSLGLDRPFLIQFGSWVWRILHGDLGTSIFTNLPVSAMIAQRLGPTLSLMIVTLLLTVVVAVPLGVVAAWKAGSLIDRVIMGFAVFGFSLPVFVVGYMLAYIFALELEWLPVQGYTPLSSGFWPWLENLILPAVALGCVYIALVARITRAAMLEVLQQDYIRTAKAKGLGQGGILFIHALKNAAVPIVTVIGIGIALLIGGAVVTESVFAIPGLGRLTIDAILRRDYPVIQGIVLLFSFVYVLVNLMIDVIYTLVDPRIRY is encoded by the coding sequence ATGCTCTCCTACATCCTCCGTCGCATCGTCGCGACCTTGCCAGTCATGGCCATCGTCGCGCTGTTCGTGTTCAGCCTGCTTTACATCGCGCCCGGTGATCCGGCCGTGGTGATCGCGGGCGACCAGGCGAGCCCGGAGGATGTGGAGCGCATCCGCCAGAGCCTCGGCCTCGACCGGCCTTTCCTGATCCAGTTCGGAAGCTGGGTCTGGCGCATCCTGCACGGCGATCTCGGCACCTCGATCTTCACCAACCTGCCGGTCTCGGCGATGATCGCGCAGCGTCTCGGACCGACGCTGTCGCTGATGATCGTCACGCTGCTGCTGACGGTCGTGGTGGCGGTGCCGCTCGGCGTGGTGGCGGCATGGAAGGCCGGCAGCTTGATCGATCGCGTCATCATGGGCTTTGCCGTGTTCGGATTCTCGCTGCCCGTCTTCGTGGTCGGCTACATGCTCGCCTACATCTTCGCGCTGGAGCTGGAATGGCTGCCGGTGCAGGGCTACACGCCGCTCAGCTCCGGCTTCTGGCCCTGGCTCGAAAACCTGATCCTGCCCGCGGTCGCGCTCGGCTGCGTCTATATCGCGCTGGTCGCACGCATCACGCGGGCAGCCATGCTCGAAGTGCTGCAACAGGACTATATCCGCACCGCCAAGGCCAAGGGCCTCGGGCAGGGCGGCATCCTGTTCATCCACGCCCTGAAGAACGCGGCGGTGCCGATCGTCACCGTGATCGGGATCGGCATCGCGCTCCTGATCGGCGGGGCGGTCGTCACCGAGAGCGTGTTTGCGATCCCCGGCCTCGGCCGCCTCACCATCGATGCGATCCTGCGCCGTGACTATCCGGTGATCCAGGGCATCGTCCTGCTGTTCAGCTTCGTCTACGTCCTCGTCAATCTGATGATCGACGTCATCTACACGCTCGTTGACCCGAGGATCCGCTATTGA
- a CDS encoding sugar ABC transporter substrate-binding protein, translating to MKQGLGYLALPLLMAAAFTNGARADGETIAVFTKNQTNPFFQTVRVGADNMAKTLNAKTLQYIPTKPDSIPEQLSQIEDVVVKKPSAIVFTPVDYKAMVPGVEKINEAKIPVVNITDRSAGGKFLSFVGADDYSLGLETARFLLKTLGGKGNIVIIEGVKGSLTNVDRVRGFNDALKEAPGAKLLASQPGNYQRLQALQVMENLMQSNSQIDGVLAANDAMAVGAIEALDGANRKAQVIGINGTKEAIDAIKSGKLLASGDYNGFAQGCLGTMMAIRSLRNQPVISEIVLKPTVITKDNYGPFDVPLEQRTCPTFEEAGKLSAK from the coding sequence ATGAAACAAGGACTGGGCTATCTGGCGCTGCCGCTGCTGATGGCGGCCGCGTTCACGAATGGGGCACGTGCCGACGGCGAGACCATCGCCGTCTTCACCAAGAACCAGACCAATCCGTTCTTCCAGACGGTGCGCGTCGGCGCCGACAACATGGCGAAGACGCTGAACGCGAAGACGCTGCAATACATCCCGACCAAGCCGGACTCGATTCCCGAGCAGCTCAGCCAGATCGAGGACGTCGTCGTGAAGAAGCCGAGCGCGATCGTGTTCACGCCGGTCGATTACAAGGCGATGGTCCCGGGGGTCGAGAAGATCAACGAAGCCAAGATCCCCGTCGTCAACATCACCGACCGCTCTGCCGGCGGCAAGTTCCTGTCCTTCGTCGGCGCCGACGATTACAGCCTTGGGCTGGAGACCGCGCGCTTCCTGCTCAAGACGCTCGGCGGCAAGGGCAACATCGTCATCATCGAAGGTGTCAAGGGCTCGCTGACCAATGTCGACCGCGTGCGCGGCTTCAACGATGCGCTGAAGGAAGCCCCCGGCGCCAAGCTTTTGGCCTCGCAGCCCGGCAATTATCAGCGGCTCCAGGCGCTCCAGGTCATGGAGAACTTGATGCAGTCGAATTCGCAGATCGACGGCGTGCTCGCGGCCAACGATGCCATGGCGGTCGGCGCGATCGAGGCGCTCGACGGCGCCAACCGCAAGGCGCAGGTGATCGGCATCAACGGCACCAAGGAGGCGATCGACGCGATCAAGTCCGGCAAGCTGCTCGCGAGCGGCGACTACAACGGATTCGCGCAAGGCTGCCTCGGCACCATGATGGCAATCCGCTCCTTGCGGAACCAGCCGGTCATCAGCGAGATCGTGCTGAAGCCGACCGTGATCACCAAGGACAATTACGGGCCGTTCGACGTACCGCTGGAGCAGCGGACCTGTCCGACCTTCGAGGAGGCCGGCAAGCTCAGCGCGAAGTAG